In Cuculus canorus isolate bCucCan1 chromosome 9, bCucCan1.pri, whole genome shotgun sequence, the following are encoded in one genomic region:
- the RBP2 gene encoding retinol-binding protein 2: MPADYNGTWEMETNENFEGYMVALGIDFATRKIAKHLKQTKEIIQDGDNFKTKTLSTFRNYELNYTVGVEFEEHTKGLDNRVVKTLVTWDGDKLVCVQKGEKNNRGWKHWIEGDLLHLELTCEDQVCHQIFRKKN; this comes from the exons ATGCCTGCTGATTACAATGGGACGTGGGAAATGGAAACCAATGAAAACTTTGAAGGCTACATGGTTGCTCTAg GTATCGATTTTGCAACTCGTAAGATTGCAAAACACCTGAAACAAACAAAGGAGATTATTCAAGATGgagataattttaaaacaaaaacactcAGTACTTTCAGAAACTATGAACTGAATTACACTGTGGGAGTGGAGTTTGAAGAACATACCAAAGGACTGGATAACCGAGTGGTAAAG ACACTAGTGACTTGGGATGGTGACAAACTGGTATGCGTTCAGAAAGGTGAAAAGAACAACAGGGGCTGGAAGCACTGGATTGAAGGAGACCTACTGCATCTG GAACTGACATGTGAAGACCAGGTGTGCCATCAgatatttaggaagaaaaactaa